One genomic segment of Plasmodium cynomolgi strain B DNA, chromosome 14, whole genome shotgun sequence includes these proteins:
- a CDS encoding hypothetical protein (putative), whose product MYLLKKRLELNHAGRISNVALLRNPLRRAVKIRVKNFAYARSIYECSTLQGDVKHTDSSEGVNLKGALPPKFLPHGRDGSSKYNENLRSVFFSNSMDDVKDYFDNNFNEMKNHEYVYLLFKMYEIIFSNFYKTDLKVEVYKRYNNLTQEQLVKLFFLYSRNMNAADDVLMCNFVKAISEKVILENIKNFSASTVSMLIWAYSTVEGKNPQVRFSNELYFELKERALELHQGMTPKQLSNSVLGLAITVGRTVSWDGRVDTEVHEAVERHLLRMGGGTEKGGSTIEGHPKVRVVQGTFLNLFTSEDLSNLCYAYSLVRSGSRELHSLIQAAILKKQSDLSPQEIAKIAYAYGNMYFYASYTLLSSLQYEILQRMHQFSHHEICDILWCYCVNKFLDANFWKCMLRAIDMEKLGDSRCCLLYSSLSYVNLIDSSMLDSYNTLRVFHLVSEPYWRFQIAEYLHSFADDVVDAMCKENTLVGAKSAGEGEKLDRGVQEADAHIRGSQRDHPFECVKKAYDFEGFLIDIYFEHMSRRYAVFLYSALNTSSGGYPLGESVLKARYLRRKNFRT is encoded by the exons ATGTACCTGCTGAAAAAACGACTTGAGCTGAACCATGCAGGGCGGATAAGCAATGTAGCCTTGCTGAGGAACCCCCTCCGCAGAGCAGTCAAAATAAGAGTGAAGAATTTTGCATACGCAAGAAGCATATACGAATGCAGCACCTTGCAAGGAGATGTGAAGCATACTGATAGTTCTGAGGGTGTAAATCTGAAGGGAGCATTGCCACCAAAGTTCCTCCCCCATGGGAGAGATGGCAGTagtaaatataatgaaaatctacgtagtgtatttttttccaacagTATGGATGACGTGAAAGACTATTTTGATAACAATTttaacgaaatgaaaaatcatGAATATGTGTATTTGCTatttaaaatgtatgaaattattttttctaatttttacaaaac AGACTTAAAAGTAGAAGTGTATAAAAGGTATAATAATCTGACGCAGGAACAGTTGGTGAAGCTCTTCTTTTTGTACTCCAGAAATATGAATGCGGCTGACGATGTTTTGATGTGTAATTTTGTGAAGGCCATA AGCGAAAAGgtaattttggaaaatataaaaaattttagcgCCAGCACTGTTAGTATGCTCATTTGGGCTTACAGTACGGTCGAAGGAAAGAACCCCCAGGTGAGATTCAGCAATGAGTTATATTTCGAGTTGAAGGAGAGAGCCCTGGAATTACATCAGGGTATGACTCCCAAGCAACTATCCAACAGTGTGCTTGGGTTAGCAATCACCGTTGGGCGGACGGTGAGTTGGGATGGGCGAGTAGACACGGAAGTGCATGAAGCGGTTGAGCGGCACCTGTTGCGTATGGGGGGAGGTACTGAAAAGGGGGGTAGCACCATTGAGGGACATCCAAAAGTTCGTGTCGTACAAGGGACGTTCCTAAACCTGTTCACATCGGAAGACTTGTCAAACTTGTGCTATGCCTACTCGCTTGTTCGGAGTGGCAGCAGAGAACTGCACAGTCTGATCCAGGCGGCCATACTGAAGAAGCAAAGTGACTTGTCCCCCCAGGAGATCGCCAAAATAGCTTATGCCTATGGAAACATGTACTTCTACGCATCGTATACCCTTCTCAGTTCTTTGCAGTATGAAATTTTGCAACGGATGCACCAGTTTTCTCACCACGAAATATGTGACATCTTATGGTGTTATTgtgttaacaaatttttagaCGCCAATTTTTGGAAATGTATGTTGCGTGCAATTGATATGGAAAAGTTGGGAGACTCTCGTTGCTGTTTGTTGTATTCTTCTTTGTCTTATGTCAATCTGATCGATTCATCCATGTTAGATTCTTACAACACGTTGCGGGTGTTTCACTTGGTTAGTGAACCTTATTGGCGATTTCAGATTGCGGAGTATCTGCACAGTTTCGCGGACGATGTGGTTGATGCGATGTGCAAGGAGAATACGTTGGTGGGGGCGAAAAGTGCaggagagggggagaaacTCGACAGGGGAGTGCAAGAGGCAGACGCGCATATAAGAGGTAGCCAACGGGATCATCCCTTCGAATGTGTTAAGAAGGCATATGATTTTGAAGGGTTCCTAATTGACATATATTTCGAACACATGAGTAGGCGATACGCTGTGTTTCTTTACAGTGCACTAAACACAAGCTCTGGTGGGTACCCCTTGGGAGAGAGCGTGCTGAAGGCAAGGTActtgaggaggaagaacttCAGGACG
- a CDS encoding hypothetical protein (putative), translating into MIPSEQSTSNVPSKNSYKQRDSTNLRNGTILRDGAILRDGTNLRDPKDHADYSLYEHPGDINLVDQNGYVLEETPYYSHGEINTTPSMNLYHGGDIATHPRGLGNVNYDLLMQNYNAALCNNINSVSSVGSVGNVGSVGSVNSAQNLASMGYLGGLDVSPLKVQPYGASFNSAIYGGANYGGANYGGANYDGANYAGANFEGTNFGEANLGSAHFGGAHFGATPFGGSHFGGAHLGATPFGDVNFQPLPKDEFPLLFDKHKGADLDSVSHL; encoded by the exons ATGATACCGTCAGAACAGAGCACCAGCAACGTA CCAAGCAAGAACTCGTATAAGCAGCGAGACAGCACGAATCTGCGCAACGGCACAATTCTACGCGATGGCGCAATTCTACGCGATGGCACGAATCTACGCGACCCCAAGGACCACGCAGATTACAGTTTGTACGAACACCCTGGGGATATTAACCTCGTGGATCAGAATGGGTACGTCCTAGAGGAGACTCCCTACTACAGCCATGGAGAAATAAACACCACCCCCTCGATGAACCTGTACCACGGTGGAGACAT AGCGACGCACCCCCGTGGACTGGGCAATGTAAATTACGATTTGCTCATGCAGAACTACAACGCTGCTTTGtgcaataatataaatagtgTGAGCAGCGTGGGCAGTGTGGGCAACGTGGGAAGTGTGGGCAGCGTGAACAGCGCGCAGAACCTGGCCAGCATGGGTTACCTGGGCGGTTTGGACGTTTCCCCCTTGAAGGTGCAGCCGTACGGCGCGAGTTTTAACAGCGCCATTTATGGCGGCGCTAATTATGGAGGCGCTAATTATGGAGGCGCTAATTATGACGGCGCCAATTATGCCGGTGCCAATTTTGAGGGTACCAATTTTGGGGAGGCCAATTTGGGGAGTGCCCATTTCGGGGGTGCCCATTTTGGAGCTACCCCTTTCGGAggttcccattttggaggTGCCCACTTGGGAGCTACCCCTTTCGGGGATGTCAATTTTCAGCCCCTCCCCAAGGACGAGTTCCCCCTGCTGTTTGACAAGCACAAAGGAGCGGACCT TGACTCTGTCTCTCATTTGTAA